TGAGGCGGTCCTTGAGGGAGGTCATGGCCAGGATGGTGAGCTGGGCTCGGTTCTCCAGCGGGAGGACGGCGAGCAGCCACCAGCACCAGGCCGGACCACTGGGACTGgcctgcgggggggggtgggggggggggggggggggagaccagGTTAACACTCAAGCTCACAAACAGTAATCAGAATAATGCCCTTCAAACTACAGCACAACGTGCATCTCATTGAAACCAGCAACGTCCGCCATGTTTCTGCAGGAATTCAAGCAAAAGTTGGGCCCACCTGGGGGTCCGAGTCCTGGCTGGGGAGCTGACCGAAGTGGCTGAGGATCTGGCTCTTCATGTTGTCCTTCAGCGAGGTGAACCAGTTGTTGGCCTGCTCGTACACGGCGTTGTGCAGCTTCAGAAGCTCCgccagctcctccccctccacctgaTTGGACACACAGGTTTTTAGAGGAATTTAGAGCTTTTTTAACACGAGGCACCAGAAGAAAGAAGcacaatattcaaattaaacGTCTTTATAAAGGAAGTGGACACATCATGGTGACCTGGACCATGTTTAgactgaggaggacgtagagacctgtcaatcagcctgtagccccgccctaaagcgtcccctgctgtATGGtcggtttgactctaaatggaccagaATTCACTGAATGAAGAAgcagctttaactcatgaaGGCTTCACTTCTCTCAGAGGTTAAATCATTTGTATCCGTCCTCGCAGGGAGAAACTGCTCTTCTTTGTACGGCATCGTTTGACAGATCCAAAGACACGAAGACGCCCACCTTCTTGTCCTCCAGGTACTCGATCTTGGCGGTGTTGTAGCCGTCTCTCTGTCCGTGGCTGAGGACCTTGAAACGCGACACGCCGATGGTGTCGACCACCGAGCGACCGTCAGGAAAGAACTTCACGTCTCGCACCTGAAACGGCAATTTGGACCTCAAAGTTACTGaaccgcacgcacgcacacacacacacacacacacacacacgcacgcacacacacacacacacgcgcgcacacacacacacacctccagcaTGCAGCCGTAGTCGGCGAAGCCCTTGAGCTCGTCAGCGATGCACATGCCGAACTGCTTGGTGCCCGTCTCCATGGAGCGGCGGATCATGAGGCGGTAGCGCGGCTCGAAGACGTGCAGCGGGCAGGTGATGGTGGGGAACGCCATGGTGCAAATGAAGATGGGAACTTCCTGGTTCAAGCTGCAGGACGCGGGAGAGAGCGTTTTAGAGAGCAGAAacagatgtgcgtgtgtgttgctaAGGAAGGCGTCGTGTTACTAACTTGGAcagctccttcatctcctcttcgtGGATCTTCTTTCGCTCTGCCAGCTCGTCTCCGAGGTAACGCTGGAGCACTTCCTCCATCAGCAGGGTCTTGCTGTAGCCTCTAGTGGCCAGATACtgtaatgaaaacacacacgcataagtGTGCTGACACACAGTGGATTTTCATCATCATCCAATCCaagataataattaaaaatacaatcaatgGATCAATTCATCTAATGAAACGTTGGCCTGTAAAAAGGTCAGAAAAGGTCATAATGAATTAAGTGGAAGGTTTGAATAAATACATCAGCACATGTATTTTGTTGGTATATTGCTGCACCTCGGACAGGTTCTCCTTGCACAGAGGGCAGTTGGAGTTGTGGTCCAGGCAGCGCTCCAGACACTTGAGGCAGAAGGTGTGTCCACAGGGCGTCGCCACCGGCTCGTAGAACAACCTGGAGAAGCAGAAGCGGTTCACAGGCTTTAGACCCTCGATGCAGACTGTGACTCGCTCCTACGGAAAGAGACCGTGTTCTGTGTGGTCACCTCATGCAGAGGGAACACTCCATGTCTCCACTGTCCAGCAGCCCGGCAGGAAACGACCGTCCTCCGAGCGGCGAGGCCGCCTCCACGCCGCTCTCCTCGTCTGCACCCGAACAAAGGTAAGAAAATCAGCACTGACGCCCATTAGAGTCAATTATGCAGAATTCAGAGACAAAGGGAAGATTTGCCCACCTGGTCGGAGCAGCttggtgggggggttgaaggCCACCACGGCGCCGTCTCCGCTGTGCTTCCGTTTGAGGCCTCCGGGGGGCGGCGGCAGGGCGGCCAGGACGCCGGCCAGGCTCTTGGCGCTGCTCTCACCGGCGCCGTGCTCCGATCTACCGGGAGACGCCGAGGACACTCGGCACAAGGACTCGTCCGCCGGAGGACTTTTAGTCCCGCTGAACTCAGAGTCCTGGAAGGACAGAGGGACACGCGGAGGGACGGAGACAATTATTGACAGCAGTGGTGAAAGTACATGTCTTTCTGTCTGAGGTCCTGCTgctcaatggggggggggggggacactgggTGTGTCTCGCATTCACCTgtgaggaggcggagccgggTTTCTGCGTCAGCGGCCTCAGGCTCCTCAGCAGGGCGGGGGGCTTGAGGAGGCCCAGCCCCCCCTGCAGCGGGCGCAGCAGGGGGGGCACCCCCTCGCTCTCGAAGACGGAGGAGAAGACCTCACTGAGGACCTGCAGGACGGGGACCACACACACGGTCAACACACGCACGTCTTGGCCTCGCTCGGAGACGtggatagagggggggggggggggggggggcaccttcTGGGCTTGCAGCTTCACATCGGTCCAGTCGGGCTTCAGCGCCACACACAAGAAGAGCTCCTGCAGGGCCTCGTCCTTCTGCCCCGCCCCAATCAGCGCCGAGGCCTTCACACAGTGAGCCTGAAGCAACGGagagaaatgagaaataaactTCTACACATTATAATACGTTAAGTGGACAATTAGTGCATAAGGAGTTTACAATTATTTATCTGCAATTTAAGACGGTAAAATGTTGTGTAGTTATTTAAAGAGTAAATGTTGTGCTGCTCATCATCCGGATGAGAAGGAGCAACAGAACAAACGAACATCTGGAGTGTCCTCACCTCGCCCCACAGAGGTTTCATCCGACACAAGCTGCTGCCGTCCTGCACGGCCTGACTGAAGTTCCTCATGTCCATGAGCAAGGCCGCCCGCTGGCACAGCAGCCTGCCTGAGGAGGGCGCtgtggagcacacacacacacacacacacacacacacacacacacacacacacacacacgtcagcggATGGACCTCCAGGGGACCGCCGAGGGCAACAATGTAACAAGTAGCTAAAGCCAGagtgtgtgaacacacacacgtatgtcgGTGTTACACAACAGGCAGTGTTCCCCTttagtgacctttgacccgatGTCTCATGGAGCCGGATGGCAGCTCGTTGATTACATGGATTAGTTGGACACAAGTACGTGAACCACTGGACGTAGTTTGTGTCACACATCTGTGGGACACAACGCGACACGCCGCCGTCCCTCCAGACGAGGTCACTCTGAGAGGTTTGAATGGGGGCCGTGGTCATTGTGACCACGGGGGGCCCCTTTGGATGGTGAAGGTCTTTGGAGAGTCCTCTCACAAACTATTTCTCCAAAACGCCGAAGCCCGGACAGCAGGACCAAtgccttaccccccccccccccgctgggccTTTCATACGGCCTTTAGGCAAGAACAAACATCTGTATCATTATGCGACGTGTTTCCGTGAAATAAGACTTGTTTACTTTCCATGCTGTTCTATTCTGGTCTGTGAACCTGCTTCAACCGGTTTTGGTCTCAGGAAAACCGGCCGAACCGGCATtcgttggggtgggggggggggggggggcacagctgtGCAGAGCGTCCTTTAACCGAGTCGACAGCCACAGCGTCGGATATTCACGACATTGGTGAATAGATCAAACCTAATGAAAATCAGCTAAGACTCACGTTCCAAAATACACCGGCCTCGTTTGTCAACACTAAAATATGCGTCAGTCTGGTGACGGAGAGTCCGGAACTTACTATTCACCCCGGGGCCTAAATACGGAGGATGAAGAGAGGAAGTCAGCTGGATGCGCTTTAACAGAGATGATGGACGGCCTGCATCCTCatcacttctcatccaaacaataaaacactaaCTTGAGTTTGTGacgactccacttctctctggatttattccctcaacaAACATTGTAAAGTCCCACGTCCTCTTCAATACACACGCGTATAAACGCATGTAGGAAAACGTGTCCATGGAAACGTTGAAATGAGAAAGGGGGACTGGAATGTCCTCAGTTAATAAGTGACCCTGTTCCACATTTCACCTATTTAAGGACGACAGGAAATGGTTGTTTTTGATGTGAACCTCCTGCGACGAGTCACACACTGTAAAGATGGATCGTGTTACAGCACAATAATGCTGTTTAATGATGCAGCTCCGGTCACAAAGCGGCTTATGGaaggctgtgggggggggggggggggcagcgtccCCTCACTCACAGCGGCTCTAGCACACCGCCAGCCGGGGAACAGGCCCTGAATGCGCCACTGCGGAGGATCAGATGTGCGCTGCTTAGGTAACCGAGCCCGGTGCGTCACACCGGCTCTGACCTCAGATAACACGAGACGCCGCCTGCCGGCGACACCGGGAACTACAGCGGAAAGTAGGTCACCTGCGCCACAACCACATCCGACGTCCAAAAGGGGTAAATAAAGGGGTTTGTGCGAGTTGGGTTACGCGGAGTGCGTGTCCACTTACCCAGATCCACGGCGGCGTTGTACTTCTCCAAAGCCTGCGCGGGGCTCTGGTTCTTCCACAGCAGCTCGCCCTCCGCCCAGAGCTTCCGGGCTTGGCTCTCGGCGGCGAACAGCTTGGCCAGCAGGCCGCTGAGGACCACGTCCAGCCGGTGTCCGTTCGGCACCGCGTCCTTCCCGCTCAGCCGCTGCTGGCAGTGCGCGCACTCCTCCACGGCCTCCACGCAGCTCCTGCAGAAGGTGTGCCCGCACTCCACGGTGGTGGGCTCGTGCAGGAGGCGCCTGCAGAGGCCACAGGAGAACAGGTCCAGGGCCTCGTCCACCGCGCCGTCACCGTCGCCGTCCGGGACGCCGTCCGCCCCCCCGCTGCGTGTCCCGGACGCGTTCGACAGGCCCAGCTCCTTCTCGCGGAGGGTCCGCGCGATGGTTTCCACCAGGACGGGAAGCTCCTCCGGGCGCAGCTTGCCCAGGCTGGCCGCCGTGCAGAACGAGTCCAGCGCCTCGGAGATCCGCCCGGCTCGCGTCAGAGAGTCGGCCTTCCTCAGACACAAGCCCCGGTCCGGCTGCTGGAGGTCCGACAGCATGGAGCCGTAGATCTCCACGGCCAGGTTAAAGTCCCCGGCCCGGTTGGCCTCCTCTGCCACCTCCAGCATTTCGCTGCAGACCCCCGGGGGGCCGGGCGGCCGGTGGACGAGCAGCTCGCCCCGGCGAGACCTCACCTCGGTCTCCATCTTCGTTCTCACCTGAAACCTCTAGATGCTTAAATGGCGACTAAGCTCACGGAGAGTCCTCCTCGCGCTGCCGGCCATTTCAAACAGATCTCCCCGCGTCACGCGACCCAAAGTCCGGTTAAACGTACGTCCGTGTGACATCGCGGCTCCGAGTCAAAGTCCCGCAAACAGCCCCGCCTCGGCCTCTCCGCCGCGGCCGAGCTCCGCCGGGGAGCCGGGCGCTCCGCGGGCCGCGTTCGGGCTTTAAGCCGGTTAACGGTCCGTTGCAGTCTGACGTCTTCGCGCCGCAAACCCAAAACAAGCCCGACAAGCCCGCTGCGTCGTCTTTTACGTAAGCTAACGGGCTAACGTTGACGTTAGCTAGCTCAACGCGGCCCTCCGGAACCCGACGTGAGGCAGAATCAAGCCGCGTCGTTAAGTCGAATCCGTTCGCTGTTCCTCCTCCGTCAGCGGCTCCGGCCGGTGGCGACACCGCGGGCTCCGGTTCTCTCCATCTTGGTCCTTGTCCCGCTAGCTTCGGCGGCTGGACGGTTCCTCCTGCGGCTCCTCGGACGCGGCGTTCCCATTGGCTGGAGGCAGCGCGAGGGCGGCGTCATATGACGCGCCCCGCCGGCTCCCATTGGCCAGTTAACTCGCCCGCTGACGTAACGCACGGATGTTGCGTAAGTTCCCAAAAGCCGACCGTGGTGGATTGAAGCGTTGATcacttattcatttttaataaaagcgTCACACGTGATATCACAATGAaacgcctttaaaaaaaacgttctgTTTGAGTTGAATTATCACATAGTTTTACTCCGAGTCCGGATGTGGAATTGATTCATTGCTTTTATGTAATCCATTTATATAATCGGTGTTTATCATGCTTTCataatattgaaatataatgTTGCAGAGCCATTTGCCAAACAATGAATACAAATCAGGTAGCCTGGTTTCTCAAACACAGTGACTTACATAAAGGATTCAAAATAAGGATTATATCAAGTGCTTTTTACAGATTACAAAGTTAAAGTGAGGCAATAGTAACAGTGTCCAACAAAATAAACTGGTAGAATTTAAACATTGATTAAACAGTACAATAgttaaacaacaataaaaacatttgatacaGTAACAACAAACTTCACTAactgataaaaaataatgattaaaagtcatctcattttttttctatttatgtaataataatgatgtaaTAATGATGGCAATGCTTTAGCAAAGCACAAGGGAGGCAACCACCAAGAGCGCCCTCCCGGTGacacatttgtgttttaaaatcagAATATTTATCAGATTTAGTGtagaaaacacaacatgtatTCCTTTTGAAGACGAACGCTGGTAAACTGCTTCAAAAGTGTCACTAATTCTGAGATATTCCAAGTTGAAACGTCTCCTCAAATCCTGATTTACAATCCAAAGGGGCAGTTATAATTCACATTAAATTCCTCCTCTCAATCTGCTGATTGAGGACAAACAGTGAGTCACATAAACGTTTTGATTGATAAAGTCAGCTTCAGCAGGTGTTAAAGCTTCAATAAAACTGTCGACTTCTGCACTGAAACATTTCTGTCTCTCAATTCTCTCTCAATTAAGCGATTGATGAACTTATTGACTCCAAGGAATGAATGTGTAGACGTTTAGAAGTTACCGTTTGGCGAGATATTCGCTCGCTCGCGAAGCTGTTTTTACCGTTCGCTCGCCGTAGTTCTTTTTGGCAGAAAGGGGCGGAGCCAATCGCCACGTGTCTCTACGTCTAATTGGTTACAATTAGCAGCAGAAAATGGCCTCGCGAGCGAGCAGGTTCAAATATGTCAcacgagacggacttttgctcgccaATGTTTGATTGGAGCTCTCAGACTTTGACATTTGGCTTCATGTTGTTGTCTTATAACTGCGCAAACGTTGTGTAAATGCTGCTGGAGTGTGTGTCCGTGGGTGTGATGGACGTGGGATAAGCGTCACGTGATCATGTAACCTGCATGGGGGGGCTCATGTAAAGGCCTTGTGCAACCACAGGGAGCTTTATGAAAGCGGCCCGACTGACCCACATTTCAAACGTCTGGATGATGGATCGTTTTTCCTTCACTGCGTCTTTTGTAATAAACAGACAGAAGTGACGTAGGACAATTTTCTTGATGTGAGGATATTTGTAttgattcaaagatttttattgtcacttacacacgccctgtgtattaaaactcttgtgcttgccttttctggaaagccgaccaattttaaaatcaaaataaaaatacaatatttacataaatatacatgaaataaaaaaatatgatatGTATAtaagtatttgtatttatataaaaatcaGGTTACTGTCCTtagatttcttattttttacattcagGACCGTCATCTGgtgctaaaataaataatgtgtgttataaaatgttaataaggataaataaataaggaaatAATTCACACCACAAGCAGACATTAaagtattttatgtttttcaaGTTGAATTATTTAATACATGTTTCTATTAACCAGCCTCCACAGACCaatgaaaacgtttttaaaattCTGTATACGCAAAATATATTCTTTCTTCCTTATCTGTATCGCTATCATTGTTACTTTCACCTTTATTTTCTGAGTTTCATTTAaagtctttcatttatttattaatcgtttttattttattatgttttatgtaCCGTAATTCcacctttattttcttattactTTTAcagattcattatttttttccttccctgCAGCCAGGCGAGTTCACAGAAACCGCCTCCCCCTGAAGCTCCGCCTTCCACTTCATGTCTTAATTTGCGGTAATTCCACGCCCACCTGCACTTCCTGTGCCGGCCTCTAATCCTCCGGATTACGCCAACAGCCAGTGACTCTTGCAGAGCAtccggcgcacacacacacacacacacacacacacacacacacacacacacacatacacacacacacactttcatctgGAGAACTTCCTCAAATCGAGGTAACGTGGTCTAATTTCGGGGTCAAATCGGTGAGCTGTTTTACGAGTGAGACCTTTGACATTTGCTCATCGATGGGGTCACATGACCCGGTTCCTCTAATAGGAGTGACCGTTGGAGTGATGAGTGAACACACGCACGTCTTCATTTGACCTGAGTGTTTTGAACGTGACGGCCCGGCGGCCCCAGCAGATGTGAGTCAGAGCGCCAATGAGGTTGCTTTTATTACAGGTTTAATCTGCTCTAAAGACTTTGACCTCATAACAACTCAGGTTTTTGGAcattggatttttttaaaaggccaaTTTCATGTCTTATCTTTTTCCTCTTCACAAAGATGAAGACGAGCTCGCAGGAGGGAATCGAGAACCCGGATCTGTTGGATTGTTTGCAGATGAAGAGACTTTATCACAAAGAACTAAAAACAAAACGCAAATAACGAGCTCACCCACCAGGCTCAGTattcaaagctgcattctgtgcagtgaccagcagggggcgactcctctgctcccatagacgtctatgaggaaatgactacttctctgtagtgaccagcagggggcgactcctctgctcccatagacgtctatgaggaaatgactctagttctctgtagtgaccagcagggggcgactcctctgctcccatagacgtctatgaggaaatgactctacttctctgtagtgaccagcagggggcgactcctctgctcccatagacgtctatgaggaaatgactctacttctctcttgatttattccctcagtaaacgttgtaaacatgagtttatgtctcagtctctagtttcaagtcttcttcaacacaacatgatgttcatttagtgaattatgatCCAtttagtcaaacagaccataaagctgTGGACGCTGATTGTACTCATGTTCTGTTCTGGTTCTATTTACTGAATGTTCTCCTCCACCAACATCTTACAGCAGCTGCAGTTGTGTAAATGAACTTTGCCCTGTTATATCATCCAATaccttgaaaacacacacacacacccacacacacacacacacacacacacacacacacacacacacacacagacaaacacacacctctggCATCATCTGACCTCCAGCTCCAATGTTTATgatatcctgtgtgtgtgtgtgtgtgtgtgtgtgtgtgtgtgtgtgtgtgtgtgtgtgtggagtgaaTGCTCCTCTGGTTGCCATGGCGCTCAACCCGTTCAGTTGACCCCTTctcaaatgtaaacacacacaatgaaatacaaaaaacagaTTTCCTCATTCGTGTTCGTGTTCAACAACATCCTTGAGCAGTTTAAGCAGTGACAATAAAAAGCACTCATTTTGTTGTCATCTCCTGTTGTTTAAAGCTAATCACTTaaaggcaacacacacacacacacacacacacacacacacacacacacacacactcacacacacacacacacacacacacacacacacacacacacacacacacacacacacagggctttttctgcacttttctctatttatcttaAAACCTcttgatttaaacatttttatattttgtattactattcctttctttctttctttgaataCCTGTTCTTCAATATATTTGTTCAGAAATAATGAAGAACGTGtatttaaagaggaaaaaaaaatccaaaagtgtTGTTTAGTCTCTTTTAATCGATCATTTACTGTTTacctatttttttattatttcaataattTGTTTAACCTTTTACCAACGCGGGGCGTTCATTATCATTAACATCTTTCacagttatttgttttttatgcatataatatatatatatatatatatatatatatatatatatatatatatatatatatatattagtagttATTTGACCAAAAGGCAGACTGGTGTGAGGACACAAAAGCTACCCCTGAAACCAGAAGACAAGCCTACATTTTGCAGGATTTTTCCAGATGTTTCGACTCTTCAAACACCTGGAtcagtgtcctcctctcctcccgttggGCGTCACATGCTCAGGAGACTTTATTCCCCGTGTGACGTTCTCTCTGAAGCGTCTCGACCTCTGCGTCATCTTTGATGATGTGGACGTTCCACGAGGTGGCAGTCTGACCTCCAGCTTCATCCGCTCAAACCTTGTTTCTCTCTGTGCCTCCACCACATTTTGTATTTACGTATCCTTTTtctttgatttttgattttcttttcattacttttttcttAAAGCACTGAATTCACTCATTAATAAAACGTCATTAATTCCACATGGTGGGATGGATGCGTCTCGTCTTAAAACGTTTGAAGCATTTCcttatatcacatatatatacgtGTCGATATGATTGTTGTTTCTCCCCCTCTGACGAGCTGTGGTCTCTAATCGGCCGTAAAGAGAAACCGTGCTTCGCTCCGTGCTGAGGCGCCGCTGAAGCAGCCGCAGTGACGGCTGATTGGAAGCTCACACGTGTCCCCAATGGACAGCTGCCGTCCCCCGTCTCACCCGGGAGGGACTCTAACGAGCCACACGGCCCACAATGCAGCACGCCGGCGCTCAGATGTCGCAGGGTCGGGTTCCCAATAACAAGGTGGGCCGTGATTGAAAAGCGGCGGGTCGCATGGcgctctcctcctcgccgcggCCCGAGAGATTGTTTCCAGTGCGGAGACGTTTCACTGGAAGGTCACGCGAAGACGTCTCCTGTCCTCTCGTCCGCACGCGATGTGACGTCTACAGCTACAATGTACTTTAACCAGTATTTCTACTGCATTACTCACAGTAATACTTCACTCTGCACAGTCCTCCCTTTCTATCTCACTATGAACGTCATTATACATTTATTCTCAGTCAGAATtctcttgtttctgttttcttctgTTGGTGAGAACAACAAGAGGGCCATAAAAATAAACACCTGTCAAAGaagaacaaatacacaaaggaaTATATCGaggaacaaataaaaacaacattcatagatgaataaacacaacacaaccgTGGAAACAGATAATAGGAATAAAAAAGGGCAAAAGCAGAACGTAGTCgggatgaaataaataaagagctgTTGTCTTTTACACTGTGAACTGTACATTTGTGTTATAGAAGAATCCATAGTGGTTTTTATTACACGCTGCAGCCCATCGACCGCATCTAAAGGTGAGGACGAGTGAGTTATGGGGTTaataagaggaagagcagcgatGAAGACTTACGGCCATAGTTTAATTAACGAAAGGAAgagacaaatgtgtgtttacaggtCGTCCTGCAGCATCCGTTTGACCTCGGAGGGACGGATGTGAGGAGGCTCTCATCCTTTATTCCGTCACGCTGTACCTCGAAAAGCACCTCGCACATTTCTGGCTTCATTTCTCCCTGTTTTCATAAAGCTTCCAGCTGGAGGGAAAGAAACGTTGTGAGGATCCTCGTGTCCTGCTTCCTCTTTCTGGAGGACGTTTCCTGCACGGCGTCTAGAGAAATGTCTTCATGTTTGTGTAAGAACCAAAGCATTTAGGAGGGACGACTTTCAGCTCAGACATGAGGACGTTTCATAAAAACCCACCCAAAGGAACCCCGTCCACCCCGTACATCTCCCCACCGCGTAACTAGAGAGACGAAGATGCTGGTTCTTCGGCGTGGGGCGGAGGAGAACATTGTGTTCCTCCATCAAAGTGCACTCGAACACCACGTCAGACAATGAAGCAGCTGCTGCCACCGAGCCAATCAGTCCAGAAGGGCCGCGCTGGAGCCGCCCCGGCCGCGGGGCGCCTTCCCATCATGCTCTATGGCCCGCGTGCGCCTCCCGCAGGTAGCAGCTGCCGCGCGGGCGTGTTTCCCTCCCACGGATCCGCCTCCTCGCGGCGAGGCCGAACGCGGGGACAAAGACACGGACCCCCGGCCTTCTGGACAGGGCGGCTGCGCCCCGGCCTGCAGGACGGCTCTCGAGCGCAGCTCGTTGCTCACATCGGGGACTTAAAAATGACTTCCTCTGCACGTGGTGCCGTCTGGCATCCGCCAGCAAAGCGCTTTCACTCATATttccacattcatttattttattttcctggtTTTAACCGAATCTTTCTCGCCTTCAAAAAGAATCAGAAGGAAAACCAACTTTAAAAAGTCCCCGTAAAGCCTCAAACGGGTCACTAGCATGATGTCACATGAaaaggtttactttgttttaCTGAGTTTCAGTACATTCACTTATTGAACAATACAACAAGGATCACTACAAACAAACAGTTGTTGTTCTCTGACACCGATGTGACTCACTGTGTGATGATGTCTCCTGTGGTTCTACTGGGTCcaacatcaccatcatcatcagagGGAACCTGGTGCTTATTAACTACCTGCCATTATAACTGTGGGAGGGcgggtgagggggagagagacagagagagagagaggaggggggggggggcgttgaattCGAACCAGCGCTTGTGCCGCTGGGCGGCTCGGTGTGATTGGTCCCGTCAGTCCGCACAAACAGGGGGCCGAGCGCCTTTTTAAGGAGCGCACGTCGTTCAGAAGACATGGAGCAGGAGAGACGAGGACAGCGGAAGCATGTCTCGCACCGTGACCCGACTCGTGGTCCTGTCTTCGTTCTGGCTGCTTGGATGCTGGAGCACAACAGGTGAGTCCACATCAGGCtcctctggctttatttgaGCTCTTAAAGCTCAACAAGCGCTTTATAATGTATAATAGATGAATACAAATAACTTATTAATGAACTAGTTGGCAGTAACTTGCTTCGCTGTTTTTAATTCACAACTGGAGATGCTTTAAAACCCAGTGG
The window above is part of the Gasterosteus aculeatus chromosome 16, fGasAcu3.hap1.1, whole genome shotgun sequence genome. Proteins encoded here:
- the lonrf2 gene encoding LON peptidase N-terminal domain and RING finger protein 2, with protein sequence METEVRSRRGELLVHRPPGPPGVCSEMLEVAEEANRAGDFNLAVEIYGSMLSDLQQPDRGLCLRKADSLTRAGRISEALDSFCTAASLGKLRPEELPVLVETIARTLREKELGLSNASGTRSGGADGVPDGDGDGAVDEALDLFSCGLCRRLLHEPTTVECGHTFCRSCVEAVEECAHCQQRLSGKDAVPNGHRLDVVLSGLLAKLFAAESQARKLWAEGELLWKNQSPAQALEKYNAAVDLAPSSGRLLCQRAALLMDMRNFSQAVQDGSSLCRMKPLWGEAHCVKASALIGAGQKDEALQELFLCVALKPDWTDVKLQAQKVLSEVFSSVFESEGVPPLLRPLQGGLGLLKPPALLRSLRPLTQKPGSASSQDSEFSGTKSPPADESLCRVSSASPGRSEHGAGESSAKSLAGVLAALPPPPGGLKRKHSGDGAVVAFNPPTKLLRPDEESGVEAASPLGGRSFPAGLLDSGDMECSLCMRLFYEPVATPCGHTFCLKCLERCLDHNSNCPLCKENLSEYLATRGYSKTLLMEEVLQRYLGDELAERKKIHEEEMKELSNLNQEVPIFICTMAFPTITCPLHVFEPRYRLMIRRSMETGTKQFGMCIADELKGFADYGCMLEVRDVKFFPDGRSVVDTIGVSRFKVLSHGQRDGYNTAKIEYLEDKKVEGEELAELLKLHNAVYEQANNWFTSLKDNMKSQILSHFGQLPSQDSDPQASPSGPAWCWWLLAVLPLENRAQLTILAMTSLKDRLIAIRRVLIFVSRRRPR